In Acidobacteriota bacterium, the following proteins share a genomic window:
- a CDS encoding efflux RND transporter periplasmic adaptor subunit yields the protein MDVVTTAGSGATSTQPRLRSDLVIHPDAETGRGRVVKDPRSRRYFRFDEMESFVLERLDGVHTPVDIQVELASELGEALSLDEIYDFIDTLVEKGLVESDRPCLPVLEPALGRQVVEALQQGGFRFRTADQPPPPGVAPTRRNMAEAREFDAAVALLAEGRFQAALRAFDEILAANPGNQRAAAIRQILLQAGRVRQLEAGKQQASGPKNSPFYYRIPLFDPDALFTRLEPLLRPIWTRTFLVFYGALVALAGWVALTDWAELSASLPRLSLTGWAGGLIVAVVFLTAMHEFAHGLTCKHFGGKVPELGFLLIFFFMPALYVDVSDAWLFRHRRQRALVGLAGPMFDLAVACSALLAWRVLPPGHLGMACMLIMVSSGGSVLLNMNPLMRLDGYYVLSDLSGIPNLRKTALAAAGRWLASLRGRPSPVTLTLQARIFLGVYGTLSAIYIAFILFVLLRTLTSMSIALAGIWGPAAVGASLVMLLRRPLRALGVALVGRLRKMTLARVVKIGTALALLGVLTAVPWPLRVRGTGEVRARLQVAVRPEVSGNIAEILVREGERVEAGQVVARLDRSELLAQLAMTRSDIERARADLGLLIDGPQREQVRQVWEKVRAAQAEVAHLASRHERLERLRAEGLVSADLYEQVSKELAVSRGSLRAATEEARMVEKGARPERIAAAQAEVSRLETKAANVMRRLAACDLRAPIDGIVVTPGLEARAGERIASGGDLLEIADTDDLVVDVSVLESEIGDVEPGQTLELRLAAYPGRTFLGTVVEIAPVASVDDLGRAHFRVRCTIDSEQDLLRPGMTGAAKIDCGRLSIARLVLRRVLRLIEPSLL from the coding sequence ATGGACGTCGTCACCACAGCAGGATCCGGGGCCACCAGCACCCAGCCGCGCCTGAGAAGCGACCTGGTGATCCACCCGGACGCGGAGACCGGCCGCGGTCGGGTGGTCAAGGACCCGCGCAGCCGCCGCTATTTCCGTTTCGATGAGATGGAGAGCTTCGTCCTCGAGCGCCTGGACGGTGTGCATACCCCGGTGGACATCCAGGTCGAACTGGCCAGTGAACTGGGCGAAGCCCTGAGCCTCGACGAGATCTACGACTTCATCGATACCCTGGTCGAAAAGGGCCTGGTGGAATCCGATCGTCCCTGCCTGCCCGTTCTCGAGCCGGCCCTCGGCCGCCAGGTGGTCGAGGCCCTCCAGCAGGGTGGTTTCCGCTTTCGTACCGCGGATCAACCGCCTCCCCCCGGCGTGGCCCCGACCCGCAGAAACATGGCCGAGGCCCGGGAGTTCGACGCGGCCGTCGCGCTGCTCGCCGAGGGGCGCTTCCAGGCGGCCCTGCGGGCCTTCGACGAGATTCTCGCCGCCAACCCGGGTAACCAGCGGGCCGCCGCCATCCGGCAGATTCTGCTCCAGGCCGGCCGGGTCCGGCAGCTGGAAGCCGGCAAACAGCAGGCTTCCGGGCCGAAGAACAGCCCCTTCTACTACCGGATTCCCCTGTTCGATCCCGATGCGCTCTTCACGCGCCTCGAGCCGCTGCTGCGACCGATCTGGACCCGTACGTTCCTCGTGTTCTACGGGGCGCTGGTGGCCCTGGCGGGATGGGTCGCCCTGACCGATTGGGCCGAGCTGAGTGCCAGCTTGCCCCGGCTGAGTCTGACGGGCTGGGCGGGCGGCCTGATCGTCGCCGTGGTCTTCCTCACGGCGATGCACGAGTTCGCCCACGGACTGACCTGCAAGCATTTCGGCGGGAAAGTGCCCGAACTGGGCTTTCTACTGATCTTTTTCTTCATGCCCGCGCTCTACGTGGACGTGTCCGACGCCTGGCTCTTCCGCCATCGACGTCAGCGCGCTCTGGTGGGCCTGGCGGGACCGATGTTCGACCTGGCCGTGGCCTGCTCGGCACTGCTGGCCTGGCGGGTGTTGCCTCCCGGGCACCTGGGCATGGCCTGCATGCTGATCATGGTCAGCTCCGGCGGTAGCGTCCTGCTCAACATGAACCCGCTGATGCGCCTGGACGGCTACTACGTCCTGTCGGATCTTTCCGGCATACCGAACCTGCGCAAGACCGCTCTGGCCGCCGCCGGTCGGTGGCTGGCCTCCCTGCGCGGCAGGCCGAGTCCGGTGACCCTGACCCTCCAGGCGCGGATCTTTCTCGGCGTCTACGGGACGCTCTCCGCGATCTACATCGCCTTCATCCTCTTCGTTTTGCTGCGCACGCTGACCTCGATGAGCATCGCGCTGGCCGGCATCTGGGGTCCGGCGGCGGTGGGGGCGAGCCTGGTCATGCTCCTGCGCCGACCGTTGCGGGCGTTGGGAGTGGCCCTCGTCGGGCGCCTGCGGAAGATGACCCTGGCCAGGGTGGTGAAGATCGGCACCGCCTTGGCGCTGCTGGGGGTGCTGACCGCCGTGCCCTGGCCCCTGCGCGTGCGGGGAACGGGCGAGGTGCGGGCCCGGTTGCAGGTGGCCGTCCGTCCGGAAGTCAGCGGCAATATCGCCGAAATCCTGGTGCGCGAGGGGGAGCGGGTCGAGGCGGGACAGGTCGTCGCTCGCCTCGACCGCAGCGAACTGTTGGCCCAACTCGCCATGACGCGTTCGGACATCGAACGTGCCCGGGCGGACCTCGGCCTGCTCATCGACGGGCCCCAGCGCGAGCAGGTGCGCCAGGTGTGGGAGAAGGTGCGGGCCGCCCAGGCGGAGGTGGCTCACCTGGCCTCCAGGCACGAGCGCCTCGAGCGACTACGGGCCGAGGGCCTGGTCTCCGCCGACCTCTACGAGCAGGTGAGCAAGGAACTGGCGGTCAGCCGGGGCAGCCTGCGGGCGGCGACGGAAGAGGCCCGCATGGTGGAGAAGGGGGCGCGTCCGGAGCGCATCGCCGCCGCCCAGGCCGAGGTCAGCCGCCTGGAGACCAAGGCCGCCAACGTCATGCGGCGCCTGGCCGCCTGCGACCTGCGGGCCCCCATCGACGGCATTGTGGTCACCCCCGGGCTCGAGGCCCGTGCCGGTGAGAGGATCGCCTCCGGCGGTGACCTGCTCGAGATCGCCGATACCGACGACCTGGTGGTCGACGTCTCCGTCCTGGAATCCGAGATCGGTGACGTGGAGCCGGGGCAGACCCTGGAATTGCGTCTGGCCGCCTATCCGGGGCGGACTTTTCTCGGCACCGTGGTCGAAATCG